The proteins below come from a single Candidatus Poribacteria bacterium genomic window:
- a CDS encoding site-specific integrase, whose protein sequence is MKGTRPLNNAEIHAVSESFDGTFAIRNRALFMLGVSIGGRIDELLSLTVGDVWQRNQPVTDVLYDKSIVKGGETSRAVPLNADGRQAVKEIMAWHTEKFGMLGELDKDTPLFVSRVKNKDGTPKRMTTQAGSDALMAAFDSAGLNGKLGTHSMRKSFAQRLYSQTNDIFVVQEMLGHKNVATTQKYLGVNYAEVREALELMSVLVAGTAPKQATPIHRASDSDLIAELAKRGYNLTDLTKDAG, encoded by the coding sequence TGCAATCCGAAACCGCGCCTTGTTTATGCTTGGCGTGAGTATCGGTGGACGCATTGACGAACTCCTGAGCCTGACCGTTGGTGATGTTTGGCAACGGAACCAGCCCGTCACCGATGTGCTGTATGATAAAAGCATCGTCAAGGGTGGAGAGACCAGCCGTGCGGTGCCGCTGAATGCGGACGGTCGGCAGGCAGTCAAAGAGATCATGGCGTGGCATACCGAAAAGTTTGGCATGTTGGGTGAATTGGATAAGGACACGCCGCTCTTTGTTTCCCGTGTGAAGAACAAGGACGGGACACCCAAACGCATGACCACTCAAGCGGGCAGCGACGCGCTCATGGCAGCCTTTGACAGTGCCGGACTCAACGGCAAACTCGGCACGCACTCGATGCGTAAATCCTTCGCCCAACGCCTGTATTCACAGACCAACGATATTTTTGTTGTCCAAGAGATGCTCGGACACAAGAATGTTGCCACGACACAGAAGTATCTCGGTGTCAATTATGCTGAAGTCCGTGAGGCGTTGGAGTTGATGTCTGTGCTTGTAGCAGGCACGGCTCCGAAACAAGCGACACCGATCCACCGCGCCAGCGACTCTGATCTGATTGCCGAACTCGCTAAGCGTGGGTATAATCTCACGGATCTGACAAAGGATGC